The DNA sequence AAAGAAAATAGCTTGCATACCTCCTCCGGATCCAATGTCAAATACTGTGTTTCCTGTAATCCTTCTGGCACGGTATTCAGAAACCAGTTCAGGAGTAGAATATCTTGCTGTATATTGGTCAAGCCACAGGCGGTTGTTTCTTGAAAATTTTCCCCTGGTCTGTATCCTGGATTTCGCTATTTCAATCAGGAATGAAATCTCCTTTCCAAAACGTTTTCCGAGTTTGTTCACTATGGTCCTGCTGTCATATCCCCGATCCATAAGCTCCACTATTTCGTCTATCTTCTTGTCAGCGCTTTCCCTGTAACCATTATCATTCAGGGATCTGAATAATGTATTCTCCTCTACCTTATTTGATACCAACTTTGGGTAATCCGTCATACCTATTTAGGTATGTGGAGCAGAGAAGAATTAATAAAACAACTCACGGTAAGGTGAATATGAAGCTTGTAAGGGTCGGGAAGGTCAAGGAAGTATATGACGAAGGAGATACGCTTCTCTTCAAGTTTACCGACAAGATTTCCGTGTTTGACAAGATCATACCGTCGACAATACCGTCCAAAGGAGAATCATTGTGCAGGACAGCAGAATTCTGGTTCAAAATTACATCGGAATCGGCACGTGTCAAGACGCATCTTATTGAGCGGGTATCGCCCACTGAGATGCGGGTCAGGAAATTCACGGTCCGGGAAGGGAATGGCAGCATATTTTCCATCAATTATCTGATTCCTCTTGAATTCGTGGCAAGGTATTATGTAGCAGGGAGCCTCTTTGACCGGGTTAAGGAGGGGAAAGTTTCACTGGAAGACCTTGGAGTTGCCAGCTTTCCCAAATATGGTCAAAAACTCGATGACCCGTTCCTTGAGGTAACCACAAAGTTTGAGAAATTTGACAGGCCATTACAAATCAACGAAGCTCTTGAAATTGGTGGGCTGCGCAAGCAGGAGCTTGATGAAATTTATGATGCAATACTGAGGATAGATCGCAGGATAGAGAAGCAGGTCGCCCCAAACGGTCTTATTCATGCTGATGGAAAGAAAGAGTTTGCCATGGGGGAGAGCCGGGAACCCATTGTGGTTGATACATTCGGAACTGCAGACGAAGACCGTTTCTGGGACAGGCAGCAGTATGATGATGGTAAAATTGTGGAGCTAAGCAAGGAGTCTGTACGTCAGTACTATCGTTCTACAGGATACCATGACAAACTATATGAAGCAAGGGAAAAAGGGACAACAGAGCCGGATATATCACCATTACCTGTGGAACTGGTTGACAGGACGAGCAAACTCTACCGTGACCTGTTCGAGCGTATAACCGGACAGAAATGGTAATTTCTTTATACCTAACTGTCTAAATATCTATTGGACTCCAAGCTCTATCTGGTTTTCCACATAATGCCAGAGCTGGTGTTCAATCTCATAAGCCCACAGTGCCTCCGGTACCTCTACAAAGGCTGCAAGTTCAGAGATAAAGAACGTTTCCAGTGCGGCTACGCCGAGATTCTTCAGCCATGAACCAACTCCCATCTTAATCTTGAAATTACTCTGGTCGCCTTCAATTACAATAGTAAACGCCCGGTCCATTGCAAGAACGGTTCTGAAAACACCACCCTTCTTGGCCTGTATTAATATTCCATCCGGATGTTTCCCTGACTGTGTCTTGAAATGCTCCTCATTGAAAAATTCAACAATGTGCTGACCAAGCTTATCGAGGTCAATATTTTTCCCGTTGTACTCTCTCGTCGCCATTTTCATGAAATACTTTAATAATGCATCATATAAAAGTAATTCCCGACCATGATTATTAGAAATCTGGATTTCCAGAAACCTTATATTCCAGAAATCGATATATTATAGATAGAAATGGCAGATCAAAAGAAGGTAAATAAGGACGAAAAGGAAGAAAAGACGCAGGAAGGCGAGAATACTCAGAATATTTCCGTAAAGGGGATAAAGAAGGATGTTTATGACAAGGTCTCTCAGATAGCAAGAATAACAGGCAAAACTCTGGGAGAAGTGACCAATGAAGCTTACAAGTCGCTCATAGGCGCGTTCGACGGGGCAGGTCATATTTCCCGGAACTTCAGGGAAGGGCTATCAGGCACAATGTCAAGATACGTGGAAAATATCAAGACCCTTGATATTACAAAAAAGGATCTGGAGGATATCAGTCACAAGACGGTATTCAAGAATATAGATACCCTTGTTCTTGTGGATGTTGACGACGAAACCTTTGACAGGTATATAGATGCGATCATAAACGTGAAGAGCCTCAGCATCCCT is a window from the Thermoplasmatales archaeon genome containing:
- the purC gene encoding Phosphoribosylaminoimidazole-succinocarboxamide synthase yields the protein MKLVRVGKVKEVYDEGDTLLFKFTDKISVFDKIIPSTIPSKGESLCRTAEFWFKITSESARVKTHLIERVSPTEMRVRKFTVREGNGSIFSINYLIPLEFVARYYVAGSLFDRVKEGKVSLEDLGVASFPKYGQKLDDPFLEVTTKFEKFDRPLQINEALEIGGLRKQELDEIYDAILRIDRRIEKQVAPNGLIHADGKKEFAMGESREPIVVDTFGTADEDRFWDRQQYDDGKIVELSKESVRQYYRSTGYHDKLYEAREKGTTEPDISPLPVELVDRTSKLYRDLFERITGQKW